One Aphidius gifuensis isolate YNYX2018 linkage group LG3, ASM1490517v1, whole genome shotgun sequence DNA window includes the following coding sequences:
- the LOC122852332 gene encoding KH domain-containing protein akap-1, which produces MSVTNVQLVKWSFPAFAILVGFFWYKRRRVDRLDPGGNTDLDGKNNKKGLNLYDSGINIDESFNGSNGSHRTSDEIICTPRKVSENLDIPNKSNSLKSGRLSGDNKPWYEDEDDDDDELLNVKTNIVLGSNPKSSNFDMMEKCKSLSMENKDKIIEEEEKVVNDEKKSSTVIENSGAKLNDENKSTERDSANHSPVSGVLDGSVSDEVRSEGSTDSGKGGSINGKGLKLKNTITYEFELASDLVGSLIGKRGSIIQSFNDKANVRISINPHPTDDDEIKLCIIKGQKENIMIALDLIRQKFPLKKYPDVTLEETHLSKKSQNLSWLPELTQLNLTENINNDVMICNIIEPNHFFIQLPTHPTYPTLRILDFNMTQLYNTVESPPVPDKLTKGMLVVAKYYDRWVRALIEEPDENGENNLVRLVDHGGFWTFSNAEMRKIRADYIPLPLQAIEVVLANVKPINDVWPQEAYDVVSQLTTGIVGQAQIEAYSDSTVYISLYINIPKHGVISVAHELVARGLAEPTTFEELAPEENIVPTL; this is translated from the exons ATGTCGGTAACAAATGTACAATTGGTAAAATGGTCATTTCCAGCATTTGCAATACTTGTTGGATTTTTTTGGTACAAACGTCGACGTGTAGACAGACTTGATCCTGGTGGAAATACAGATTtagatggaaaaaataataaaaaaggttTAAATCTATATGATTCTGgtattaatattgatgaatcatttaatGGTTCAAATGGATCACATCGTACATCTGATGAAATAATATGTACACCAAGAAAAGTTAGTGAAAATTTGGATAtaccaaataaatcaaattcattaaaaagtGGAAGATTATCAGGTGATAATAAACCTTGgtatgaagatgaagatgatgatgatgatgaacttttaaatgttaaaacaaatattgtaTTGGGTAGTAATccaaaatcatcaaattttgatATGATGGAAAAATGTAAATCATtatcaatggaaaataaagataaaattattgaagaagaagaaaaagttgttaatgatgaaaaGAAATCATCAACAGTCATTGAAAATAGTGGTgctaaattaaatgatgaaaataaatcaactgaaAGAGATTCAGCTAATCATAGTCCAGTATCTGGTGTATTAGATGGAAGTGTCAGTGATGAAGTTAGAAGTGAAGGAAGCACTGACAGTGGAaaag gtGGAAGTATCAATGGAAaaggtttaaaattaaaaaatacaataacatATGAATTTGAATTAGCTAGTGATTTAGTTGGTTCATTGATTGGTAAACGTGGTTCAATTATACAAAGTTTTAATGATAAAGCAAATGTACGTATAAGTATTAATCCACATCCaacagatgatgatgaaataaaattatgtataattaaaggacaaaaagaaaatataatgattgCATTAGATTTGATAAGACAAAaatttccattaaaaaaatatccagatGTAACACTTGAAGAAACacatttatctaaaaaatcacaaaatttatcatggtTACCAGAATTAACACAGCTTAATTTAAcggaaaatattaataatgatgttatgatatgtaatattattgaaccaaatcattttttcatacaattacCAACACATCCAACTTATCCAACACTTAGAATATTAGATTTTAATATGACACAACTTTATAATACAGTTGAATCACCTCCAGTACCAGATAAACTTACAA agGGAATGCTTGTTGTTGCCAAATATTATGATAGATGGGTACGAGCATTAATTGAAGAACCAGATGAaaatggtgaaaataatttagttcGTTTAGTTGATCATGGCGGTTTTTGGACATTTAGTAATGCtgaaatgagaaaaataagaGCAGATTATATACCATTGCCATTACAAGCAATTGAAGTTGTTTTAGCAAATGTCAAACCAATTAatg atGTATGGCCACAAGAAGCCTATGATGTTGTATCACAATTAACTACTGGAATTGTAGGACAAGCACAAATTGAAGCATACTCTGATTCAACTGTTTACATCagtttatatatcaatatacCTAAACATGga gtaATATCAGTTGCACATGAATTAGTTGCTCGTGGTCTTGCAGAACCAACAACATTTGAAGAATTGGCACCTGAAGAAAATATTGTGCCAACACTTTAA